In Oncorhynchus kisutch isolate 150728-3 unplaced genomic scaffold, Okis_V2 scaffold3945, whole genome shotgun sequence, a genomic segment contains:
- the LOC116372150 gene encoding zinc finger protein 501-like produces the protein MASVKLEDCSPTMELNIDIKDEEEEEKISHGMRPVTSTVRTNPACLSPSTLSPNLQSLGPDCDSGAQYALQDPEMASVKLEDCSQTLELNANIKDEEEEEKICGKSVSHGRLELSLKPVTSTVRTNPACPSPTTLSQNLQLRGPDCDSGAQFALQDPEMTSVKLEDCSQTLELNVNIKDEEEEEKIGKSVNHGDHVETFSISKEKQQEDHGAKRSHHCPHCEENFPILSKLKIHLKIHTGENPYSCTDCGKRFTTSGNLTVHQRVHTGEKPYSCPDCGKIFSRLSHLKRHEHIHTGVKPYSCSDCVKCYTTSAELKRHQRVHTGEKPYSCSDCGKSFSRQGFLKAHELIHTGVKPYSCSDCGKIFSQLGNLKRHERIHTGVKSYSCSDCVKCFTSSTELKVHQRTHTGEKPYSCSDCGKSISLLCNLKTHERIHTGMKPYSCSDCLKCFTTSTDLKVHQRTHTGEKPYFCSDCGKSFSQLCHLKRHQGKHKGETLYH, from the exons atggcatcagtgaagctggaagactgcagtccaACAATGGAACTGAATATtgacattaaagatgaagaagaggaggagaagattagtcatg GTAtgaggccggtaacatcaacagtgaggacaaacccagcctgcctctctccttccacactgagtccaaacctacagtcactgggtcctgattgtgacagtggagcccagtatgcactgcaggatccagagatggcatcagtgaagctggaagactgcagtcaaacactggagctgaatgccaacattaaagatgaagaagaggaggagaagatctgtgggaaatctgtttctcatg GACGACTAGAATTAAGTCTGAAgccggtaacatcaacagtgaggacaaacccagcctgcccGTCTCCTACCACACTGAGTCAAAACCTACAGTTAcggggtcctgattgtgacagtggagcccagtttgcactgcaggatccagagatgacatcagtgaagctggaagactgcagtcaaacactggagctgaatgtcaacattaaagatgaagaagaggaggagaagattgggaaatctgttaatcatg gagaccatgttgagacattctctaTATCCAAAGAGAAACAGCAGGAAGATCATGGAGCTAAGAGGTCTcaccactgcccacattgtgaggaGAATTTCCCAAttctatcaaagctaaaaatacacctaaaaatacacacaggagagaatccGTATTCCTgtactgactgtgggaagagattcacaaCATCAGGGAATCtgacagttcatcagagagtgcacactggagagaagccttactcctgccctGACTGTGGAAAGATTTTCTCTCGACTGAGCCacttaaaaagacatgaacatatacatacaggagtgaagccttactcctgctctgactgtgttaAATGCTACACAACATCAGCTGAGCTAAAACGTCATCAGAGagtgcacactggagagaagccttactcctgctctgactgtggaaagagtttctctcgacAGGGTTTTTTAAAAGCACATGAACTTATACATACAGGAGTGAAAccttattcctgctctgactgtgggaagattttctctcaactgggcaacttaaaaagacatgaacgtatacatacaggggtgaagtcttactcctgctctgactgtgtaaaatgcttcacatcatcaactgagctaaaagtccatcagagaacacacacaggcgagaagccttactcctgctctgactgtggaaagagtatCTCTCTACTCTGCAAtttaaaaacacatgaacgtatacatacaggaatgaagccttactcctgctctgactgtttaaaatgcttcacaacatcaactgacCTAAAAGtccatcagagaacacacacaggcgagaagccttacttctgctctgactgtggaaagagtttctctcaatTGTGCCACTTAAAAAGACACCAAGGTAAACATAAAGGAGAGACGCTTTACCACTGA
- the LOC116372144 gene encoding uncharacterized protein LOC116372144 isoform X7, producing MRPVTSTVRTNPACLSPSTRSPKLQSLGPDNDSGGQFLQQDPEMASVKLEDCTQTLELNVNIKDEEEEEKIGKSVSHGRLELSLKPVTSTVRTNPACLSPSTLSTNLQSLGPDCDSGAQFALQDPEMASVKLEECSQTLLNVNMKDEEEEEKIGKSVSHGTARRGLATPLGLVPLYLSPKDPAF from the exons AtgaggccggtaacatcaacagtgagaacaaacccagcctgcctctctccttccacacggAGTCCAAaactacagtcactgggtcctgataaTGACAGTGGAGGCCAGTTTTTAcagcaggatccagagatggcatcagtgaagctggaagactgcactCAAAccctggagctgaatgtcaacattaaagatgaagaggaggaggagaagattgggaaatctgtttctcatg GACGACTAGAATTAAGTCTGAAGCCGGTAACATCcacagtgaggacaaacccagcctgcctctctccttccacactaagtacaaacctacagtcactgggtcctgattgtgacagtggagcccagtttgctctgcaggatccagagatggcatcagtgaagctggaagagtGCAGTCAAACACTGCTGAATGTCAACAtgaaagatgaagaagaggaggagaagattgggaaatctgtttctcatg gtacagccagaagaggactggccacccctctgggtctggttcctctctacctttctcctaAGGACCCTGCTTTCTAG
- the LOC116372144 gene encoding oocyte zinc finger protein XlCOF6.1-like isoform X5 codes for MRPVTSTVRTNPACLSPSTRSPKLQSLGPDNDSGGQFLQQDPEMASVKLEDCTQTLELNVNIKDEEEEEKIGKSVSHGRLELSLKPVTSTVRTNPACLSPSTLSTNLQSLGPDCDSGAQFALQDPEMASVKLEECSQTLLNVNMKDEEEEEKIGKSVSHGDHVETFSTSREKQQEDHRAKRSHHCPHCEEIFPFLSKLNIHLKIHTGENPYSCTDCGKRFTTPRALTVHQRVHPGEKPYSCSDCGKIFSCPGHLKRHEHIHTGVKPYSCLDCVKCYTTSSELKLHQRVHTGEKPYSCYDCGKSFSRQGFLKAHELIHTGVKPYSCSDCGKIFSQLGHLKRHERIHTGVKPYSCSDCVKCFTTSTEQKVHHRTHTGEKPYSCSDCVKCFTTSTDLKVHQRTHTGEKPYSCSDCGKSFSQSCHLKRHQGKHKGEKLYH; via the exons AtgaggccggtaacatcaacagtgagaacaaacccagcctgcctctctccttccacacggAGTCCAAaactacagtcactgggtcctgataaTGACAGTGGAGGCCAGTTTTTAcagcaggatccagagatggcatcagtgaagctggaagactgcactCAAAccctggagctgaatgtcaacattaaagatgaagaggaggaggagaagattgggaaatctgtttctcatg GACGACTAGAATTAAGTCTGAAGCCGGTAACATCcacagtgaggacaaacccagcctgcctctctccttccacactaagtacaaacctacagtcactgggtcctgattgtgacagtggagcccagtttgctctgcaggatccagagatggcatcagtgaagctggaagagtGCAGTCAAACACTGCTGAATGTCAACAtgaaagatgaagaagaggaggagaagattgggaaatctgtttctcatg gagaccatgttgagacattctctacatccagagagaaacagcaggaagatcacagagctaagaggtctcaccactgcccacattgtgaggagattttcccatttctatcaaagctaaatatacacctaaaaatacacacaggcGAGAATCCGTATTCCTgtactgactgtgggaagagattcacaaCACCAAGGGCTCtgacagttcatcagagagtgcaccctggagagaagccttactcctgctctgactgtggaaagattTTCTCTTGTCCGGGCCacttaaaaagacatgaacatatacatacaggggtgAAGCCTTACTCTTGCCTTGACTGTGTAAAATGCTACACAACATCATCTGAGCTAAAACTTCATCAGAGagtgcacactggagagaagccttactcctgctatgactgtgggaagagtttctctcGACAGGGTTTTTTAAAAGCACATGAACTTATACATACAGGAGTgaagccttattcctgctctgactgtgggaagattttctctcaactgggccacttaaaaagacatgaacgtatacatacaggggtgaagccttactcctgctctgactgtgtaaaatgcttcacaacatcaactgagCAAAAAGTCcaccacagaacacacacaggagagaaaccttactcctgctctgactgtgtaaaatgcttcacaacatcaactgacCTAAAAGtccatcagagaacacacacaggcgagaagccttactcctgctctgactgtggaaagagtttctctcaatCGTGCCACTTAAAAAGACACCAAGGTAAACATAAAGGAGAGAAGCTTTACCACTGA